The sequence CATTCCCGTCCTCAATGATGCTCCCCTGCTGCGCACATGCCTGCACGCCCTGGCGAAACAAACCCTCCCCGCGACCCGCATTATCGTCGTGGACAATGGATCCACCGACAACATTCGCGAAGTCACCGAGGCCGCCATTCATCGCGGCCTGCCGTTGAGTGTCATCCAGGAGCCAAAAAAGGGCATTCCCTTCGCCGCGGCTCGCGGATACGATGCCGCCCTCCGCCTCGCCGCCGGTCCCGTTCCTGCCCACTGCCCGTCCGGTCTTTCTTCTTCGTCCTTGGGGACGCCCCCAACCCCGCGCCTCATCATCCTGCGCTGCGATGCCGATAGCACCCCCGCCCCCACGTGGATCGAGCGCCACTGCCGGACCCTCCAAGCCCAGGCCGAGCGGGGATCCCGCCGAATCATCGCCGTCACCGGGGTACCCCAGTTCCCCACCCGACCGGGGTGGCTCGGACGCGCCATCGGCGCGGCGTATATCGGGTCCTATCAACTGTCCTGCGGTTCCGCCCTGGGCCACCCCGCCTTGTACGGGTCGAACTTCGCCATGGATGGGGCCCTGTGGGCCCAGGCCCGTGAGCGGGTGCACTTGAGCAAGTGGGTGCACGACGATTACGACCTGAGCTTCCAGGTACTCCCCGGGCAAACGATCGCCGTGGACTGGGGTAGTGCCATGCCCGTGTCCTGGCGGGCGGCCGTGACGCCCCGGCGAGTGGCCCGGCAGGTGGTGCAGACCTTCGTGACCCTCGGTTACAACTGGCGGGTGGAGAACCCGGGGGAGCGGCTCCGGTCTCGCATGCGTGAGCTGGGGAGGATGGAATCGCGATGAACTGGCTATACCTGCTCAGCGTTGTGGTCAGCGCCGGGTGCATGGCGACCGTGGACCACCGGTGGAAGCTGTGCATGTTTGACGAGCGGTACGGGGTGGGCCGAACCCTGGTCGGGATCGGCGGGATCTTCGTGCTGCTGTTCGCGGCCGATTGCGTGGGCATCCGGTGGGACGTGTTCCACAAGGGGGATTCCCCGTACATGAGCCACGTTCAACTGTTCCCGCACATGCCCCTGGAGGAGATCTTCTTCCTCCTGTTCCTGGGGTACTTCACACTCATCATCGTGAGTGCGGCGGATCGGCTGCTGGGAAGGGAGGGGTCAGATGCCTGAGTATGTTCTTCTGGCCGGCGCGGTGTTGGTGGCGTCCGGAATGATTTTCTGCGTAAGCACCGGAATGTCGGCGGCGCGGCATGGGCACCAGGAATGGAGCAGGCGCGTGCGGGCCGCAGCGGTGGGGGCCGCGGTGCTGCTGGTGATCACCGCAGTGTTCGACAACATCATGATCGGGGTGGGCTTTGTCACCTACCGGGAGGAAGCGCTCGCCGGGCTGCGGCTGGGGTACGTGCCCGTGGAGGATTTTTCTTACTCCATAGCAGCGGCCCTCCTCGCAGCAGCGATGCTGCCGACAAGAAGGGCCTAGCGGGGCTCACCCCCGGGCAGGGGAGCGCCGCGTGGGGTTAGTTCCGCAGGGAGTCCACCGGGGTGAAGCGCTCGCCGTACTTGGCGGCCAGCTCCTCGGCGCGGGCCACGAAACCTGCGACACCGGTGGTGGGGTAGTCCCCGCCATCGGTATCGGCGACTTTGCCCTCAGGCAGCTCAGCCTCGGCGGGGCGGGCGTAATTCCTGATGTACTGGCGGGTGCCACCGGTCCAGGCCGGGAAGCCGATGCCCATGATGGAGCCGATGTTGGCGTCCGCATCGCTGGTCAGCACGCCTTCGTCCAGGCACTTCTGGGTCTCCAGGGCCTCCGCGAAGAGCATGCGCTCGATGAGGTCGATGAGCTTCGGCCCCTCCTGCTTGCCCTGCTGCGGCCGACCGCCGCTACCCGCAGTAGCCAGGCCGGAGCCGGAGGTCGTGGTCTCCGCATCCGGCACGGCGACGGTGCCTGCGCCGAGCTGATCCCACAGGCCGCGCCACAGCCCGGTGCGCTTGCCGTTCTCGTCGTACTCGTAAAAACCCTTGCCCTCCAGCTTGCCGGGGCGATCGTACTCGTCGAGCATCTTGTCCACGAGGCCGGTGACACCGCCATCGTCGACGGACTCGCCGGCGGCCTCCTGGGCGGC comes from Corynebacterium heidelbergense and encodes:
- a CDS encoding glycosyltransferase family A protein is translated as MSQSQPHICVVIPVLNDAPLLRTCLHALAKQTLPATRIIVVDNGSTDNIREVTEAAIHRGLPLSVIQEPKKGIPFAAARGYDAALRLAAGPVPAHCPSGLSSSSLGTPPTPRLIILRCDADSTPAPTWIERHCRTLQAQAERGSRRIIAVTGVPQFPTRPGWLGRAIGAAYIGSYQLSCGSALGHPALYGSNFAMDGALWAQARERVHLSKWVHDDYDLSFQVLPGQTIAVDWGSAMPVSWRAAVTPRRVARQVVQTFVTLGYNWRVENPGERLRSRMRELGRMESR
- a CDS encoding lycopene cyclase domain-containing protein, whose amino-acid sequence is MNWLYLLSVVVSAGCMATVDHRWKLCMFDERYGVGRTLVGIGGIFVLLFAADCVGIRWDVFHKGDSPYMSHVQLFPHMPLEEIFFLLFLGYFTLIIVSAADRLLGREGSDA
- a CDS encoding lycopene cyclase domain-containing protein — translated: MPEYVLLAGAVLVASGMIFCVSTGMSAARHGHQEWSRRVRAAAVGAAVLLVITAVFDNIMIGVGFVTYREEALAGLRLGYVPVEDFSYSIAAALLAAAMLPTRRA